ttttctttgcgcacaaaaagtattctcatagctttataacattacggttgaacccctgacgttacatggattattttaacgatttccttactacgtttctgagccttgatcgtgtaaggatccttgctgtctatgggagggtcagagagctctcagaattcatcaaaaactattttaatttttgggtggatATGTGAATATTATCTCAGTGAACAAaatgtgcaataatcatgcaaTTTTTGTTGGTCtcagagcttattttctgcaataatccgAAAGGCAATGGAAAtatcctattggctttttgttgAGGGAAGCGTGGTGATACAAAATAACATCATCCCTGCAGCAGTCTATCGAATAAATTCAACAAAGTACTTAAAGTACAACACATGGAAGAGTACAAAGACCAGAGAATATTCTTGATTGAGTCTTTTTTTCGCAAAAGTGTTTCATTcaccttttatatttttataatacaaaatatttgtagCTTTTTGTTGTAAAagagttatttttgtttctaaaaatcataaaatacattatgCATCATAACCTTCTCTATTTTTAACTATTTGTCTCCACCTATTGGTCGTTCCCTGCCACACAAtggttaaatgttaaaaacgtCTCAGAGATGGaattgtttcttacaaaaaatgcagcttttcaaTTCACatgacattaactgatggactggagcggTGTGGATTatcgtgatgtttttatcagctgtttggactctcattctgacggcacccattcactgcagagcatccataataatacatttctccaaatctgatgaagagaCATTTTTGATGCCCTGAGGGTGAGGACAGTTTCAGcaaaaatttccatttttgtgtgaactgttcctttaaaagaCCTCTGAAAGTTGTATGATGACACAGTGCAGCAGCTCCTCTCCGTTTAGCATATGTATATGCTCCGTATATGAAGGCAGTGTTGTTATTCCCCATCTGTGACAAGAGCTTGTCAAACCTGTTGCGTTTGTTTGCTGTTGTCAGCGCTCTGTTTTATATGAGCAGACATATAAAATCATGTCTTCAGGCTTATGGTGCTGCACAAACACTCCTTAATTCAACTAATAAAATGCTCCTTATACTTCTTATATTATCCATGTACACAATTTTCCTCAGCTACgtgtacaaataaacaaagaaagtaTCATATGTCTCAGTACTTCCCCTCAGGTATGACAAGCTTGAGTTTCGATGCTACATAAACCATGAGGAGTAGATGAATCACACACCTGATGATTCATAGAGACATCCTGGATGTAGAAACGTTtgacaaacacacaaattaCCCTGTATTCCCCTGCAAACCCCCCTGAGGAGGCTTCATTAAACAAGGGTGGATTGTTGTTAAACTGATACAGCCGCGACAGTAAATACACTGTAAGTCAATGAGAGTATTACGCTTAACCACATCTAGACTTATTTGATATTGTTACGTCTTCCCCTTTAGTCTAGGGGTAAATAAGGAACGacgaacaaataaaaaaagtgaagaGACCTTGAGGGTTTCCAGCTCTCCAGTCCCAGAGTCACAAACAACCAAACACgttgtacattttcaaaatggcATGTCTGCCTTTTATTTCCTCTTTAGTGGAAGGTTCAGAAGAGAAAATATTAATGAGGTAAAAGGAACACAAATAAATCCAAAGCAAAAGTATTACCTCGGGAGGAGGGCCCaattcaaaagaaaacaaaaagacctCTACCTAAAAAGGAGATAATATTAACTAACCtatacaaaacaaagcaaaaacaaaacaacatataACTTCCCTCACTCCCTAACTAACCCTTAAACAGGAGAAAAGTTTATGGGTATCCTCCACCCTACTTTACCCATAAATACTTAATGAATGAATACGTCCTTGGACGTAACAATATTGaataaaagacagacagaatcagactgatttataaatgattgaCTTTCACACAAAACATGATTAAATTTCAACCACATAACCATTACTGTGGTCTAAACAGACAGATCCGTAAGCCACTGACTGCAAAGGTTGCGTAAGGTCATGTTGCTGTGGTTTATGGACCTGTGTATGTAGGTTAAGAGTCAAGAAGCGAATGGGTTGTGGCGAAAGCGCTATAAACACAGCTCTGGTCTGTATAGGTTAGATTTAAAGGCTGCCTATTATTAGTGTACATATCAAGAAATAGTTGTGACtataaatgtcaaaaacacGAGTTccactcttaaaaaataaaggctctaaagggggttttcacacactgtaaaaaaaaagatttttgagttttctcaacttgtcgttttaagtttatacaacaaaaatttgagaatctcccacaaaaataagttgagcaaactcaaaaatctgctgaagctggtaaaaacttttttttttttttttttacagtgcagcgatggcatagaagaacctttcagtttcattttaagaATCCAAAGAAACTTGTTCGActttaaatgcaatgcaaaggttcttcatggaaccatcagtGCCAATAAAGCAGCTTTACTTATGAAACTAGTCATAATggatatatattagtgctgtcaaacgattaatcgtgattagtcgcatccaaaataaaagtttttgtttacataatatatgtgtgtgtactgtgtatatttattatgcatatatagaTTCactcacatacagcatatatttatattcttatattttatattatatataaatatatttaatatataaacatttttcttaaatatatccatgcatgtgtttgtattaatatatacataataaatatacacagcacacacatatgtaaaaaatttttattttggatgcgattaatcgcttgacagcactattatatatatatatatatatatatatatatatatatataaaactcaaGATGTTGCATATATCATAATGCCTTTGCAAATAATACACCAGCTGTTTGTGCATCTTATGATAAATTCTTAGATAAACACTTGGATGTTTACAAGGTGGATGACGTATTAAAACAACTCTTCTGACACCCTGACTGAtagtttaaatatgaatagGCTTCTTGCAGTAAACCATTATTGCACATAGTGCAAATAACCACTCCAAAACTATTTTTCCATACATCACTAAATGCCTGCAGGAATAATAATCCATTTGATCACAGGCAGTGCGTTTTTCATAAGTGTTCAAACATGACACTTTCACTGCATTTAACCTTAAGGCAGAAATCAAAAAATGTCTATGAatcaaaaaatgtcaaatgtgaTACAAAGGATCAGTTTCAAGTGTTTGTTGAAGCACATATTCCTCTGCCCTTTCTCCTTAAGCAAATATCACTTTCTTTCTGCTCTAcgatttcctggttttatggTTTTGATATACAAAGCACGCTGTATTGCAGCTTAACTCAAGCGTTTTCACACTGAACGTGACATTGTGTCCTATGAATCATCATTTAAATTAGTTGTGTTCTGGCACCGTTTCCTACCTCACCTGTGCTGTAGCATGTATGAcggataaatgtctttatttgtgTACTTCAGATGCATTAGAGTAGTGTGAATGTTAGTGCAACTGATTGAACACAGTGCATTTACTCTGATGACTTCTTCACTGAAGGCACGTGCAAATGCAAAATGCTTTAATTCAGTTTGCATAGAGTTTTTACCAGGTCTCTGAGTAAAACATGCACCCTATGTAACAAAATCTATTTCTTAATCCATGTTTACCAAGCaacagattttattattatttaagcaAACATAGCAGTCTTACATAAGAGAACATTTTTTCTTAACAAATTACACcattaaaatatacatgaaaataaagcatTGATTAGATGCTATCCTAGATTTTGCATACGGCAAGTGCATATGTTGTTTCTATGGACGTCTAAATAAGCACCCAGGCCCATTTAAAACTCTTCGAACATTCATTCCGGCTcaaagcattttgttttgtcCAACAAACTTCACATAGCCAAACCTTCACTCAAGTGCCAACACTCGACCAATACATTCTTCATCTTAACagtaaaggaacagttcactattcaaaagtcaaaaatttacaaatttacaaaactttcatttttcctCACCCTGCACACCCTTTGCTTTGAACACAAAGCTTAATTTTCTGAAGAATATTCCGGCCAATCTTTGGGGATAtcattaaattatcataaaagTAGTGTTATCGCTATATTACAAGTCTTCAAAATCCATTGTGTTTTGTATGTGTTGTGACCAAACCATCAACACAAGTGCTTTTTTTTGTGAGTTTCCATTTACTTTCAATATACTGAAGAGTGGCCATGATATTCCTCAAATAATTCACCACTTGTGTTTTACGAAAGAAGGAAATCTATACCATTTTGGAATGGCGCGAGGgttaataaatgacagaattttcatttttggatgaaatctCTCtttaaaaggcagaaatgaatgGCAAGTTAAATCATTATGAAAGAATCAAGGCCTATTATAGCCATATTGCTCCAACAGTATATGTGCATCTGTTGGCAATAAAGAGGTCAGACTGTTTCTTATTCTTCATTCTCAGCAAGTCATTTGTTGGCTTTTGTCTTCTGGACAGCAGTGTTGAGATACTTCACACATCCATCtcaagaaaatatgaaatagaAGCATAAATACACCTACCATTTCAGATATGTTAAAAACTACCCATGCAATCACAATTTTTAGGGGTATACTTCAAAATCACCCACTGACTCCAAGCCAGAGGACATATTCTTCACAGAGATGAAGTATTCATCGTTTATGGACGTCTGGAAATGAAAATGATGCATGTCTGATGAGACGCTCTCATGCTTGTATGCTGCTGGGGAGTAAAGGGGTGTCCGACGTGATCGGCACACCGGTTTCCTGGAAACTCGGAGAGAATGCTGCAGGgaaagtgagagaaaaaaagattcAAAGTAATGTGCAATTTCATCTCATAGAGTTAAATCATGAGAAACAGAACCTTCTGAAATAAGCACCGAAACCTAGATTTCTGAGGTCACAGGTCAATTCTAGATTCCTGAACAATgatttttacaaaacaaaaagtccATTTATGGAAAGGTAATGTAGATAGAAAACTGAATAGAATTATGTTCACCAAACCATGTGCTGTTCCTGGCTGTGTGTATGAACTGCTGCTCtgcatgttgttttatttatctgtttgttTTATGAATCATTAATCTTTCACAATGTAATGCGGTTCAACAAAAAGGCATAATTATGAACTACACTTCCCTTGTGATAAAATGAAGTGCGTGTAATTGTGCTTGATGTGCACTTTAGTGTACTTAAAagcttaaaagtatattttcaaAACACTGTACTTGCAggtaatacaattttaatgaaataaaagcccAATTATTGTACTTAAGACACTTTCATGACCaaagacttttaaaatgtcaaattaagttccaatttaaaatacttttaaaccatgttttaataaacttttattgtgctttaaagtacatttattttgatgtgttggctaacatactaaagcacatgcgAAATACTTGATCATTTTAACTGTATAGAGTTAttcaatatttcattaaaagttaatataatttaaatgtactaaagtgcaacttcatcattacaaaatgtaattacaaatatgtttaaatagAAATTATGTTAAAGTAtgttttagtttaccataaaggCTTGTCAGTGCATTCAGCagtaaccatatttcaaagacaatagaattatgaaaatacatATGAAGATAGGTCAAATGATCACTCGAAGTTCAACTAATTGCACTTAATATACTATaggaaattttaattaatttataagtaacatgcaattaagtgtcagaaaacattacatttgttGACTCAAGTTTAATCTTGTAAAGTACattatttctgcttttaaaagtatgctaaagtgtacttgtttttcacaagggttgacaacaaaacacacagccTGTGAATAAGAGGATATTTACATAGTCTTAAAAACACAGCAGGAAAAAAACAGCCAGCTTGTTTTTGGAGGTGACTGTGATTATGACCATGtctgacagaaaaaaataataaataaaagagagagagaagaaagcaGGATAAGTGAAACATGCAGAAAGACACAACGTATGATATGACCCTACTGAAAGCAAGTAACAAATCTGTGCTCTCAGAAAGGCATGCTGACAGTTATTATAATCTTAACTTCATGCTCCCacaaatgtttatataatgGGATAAAGGCAAAAAATCCAGCTGCCGCTTGCCAACATTGAAGAGCATGAAAACAACATCAAGCAAACAGAGCGGGAGGGGTAAACCACCGCTGATGAGGAAAAGAGAGACATTCAAATTCAGAGGAGTGTAAGCGATCAGATGGCTGCCAGACAAGAGAACATTGTTTGTGGCAATGTGGTTGGTTACATCACAAACCCCTCAAACTCACGAGAGAAAGCCGCCACACATCTCTCGCATTCTTCTAGAGCCGAGGCAACCACTCAACAGCCTTTAATACAGGCAGGAAGCGGCGCTCAGCTGATAGCCAACTACATTAGCATGAGGACTTTGCTTAGTTTTATGCAAAACAAACTGTGGGTGAATCTCACGAAATTCTAGGttatatttcaccccaaaaccaaacaacagaaataaaaaataatattttgcaggtaaaaaaaaaaaaaagtttagaaccattgtgatttatttttattttttattttttgcattgcaatattatttttaatgatattttataagAATTCTCACTATCGTTAATTCTCATTCCTATTACTgtaatgtgaaattatattttgtaatgcactctaccattcaaaagtttgggctctgtaagatttattaatgtttttgaaagaagacccttatgcatttatctgatcaagaatacagtaaacagcaataatgtaaaatattattaaaatgtaaaataatatttctatttattgctgtgatcaaagctgaattttcagcattactccagtcttcagtgtcacaggatccttcaaaaattattctaatatgctgatttgcttgcCTTTtccaagattctttgatgaatacaaagttcaaaagaacagcattttttaaaatctaaaccttttataacattataaatgtgtaacCTTGTtcctttcaaaaacttttgaacagatttGTATTactgaaatacaaatatttaaattgcatttatacATCATGGGAATTTTAACTGTCATGAAAATAGTTTTGGGGCTGAAATGCATCCTAGACATGTTTTCGTATTGCCATAATCAATCACAGTTTTGTGTTTTAAGAAAAATCGATGTAAATATCTCATAAAATCAAATAATCTACTTACACTGGCTACTGTTGTTGCGTAACTTCCTGGCTTCAATGTCATCTGACCTCTCCATTGAAATCTGCAACTCTAAAAACAGAATGAAATGGTTTATTTACTTATCCAGATGTCATTATATGCAACATACAGCATGCAGTGATTTCCAGGTGCAGTCAGGATACTAAGACAAACAGTGTTACTGACTCAATCTTGCTTTCTAAATATAGCTGCCAACAAGAACTATGacacacactgaaaattcagagCATGACAGCCTCTGAAACCATTcacttttaaaggaataaaaaaaagccttttgtgttccactaaAGTTAGGAAAGaaatgtgtgtaaatgatgCTGAAAGTTTAACGTTTGCAAAAGGCCACTGAGAATGAAATTTCAGGAACGTCAGGACAACCCTAgtgaaaaagaaattataaatgtatttcaaatacattttattttgtgacaaGTACACtagaaatacatttacatatttatgtgcttaataaaaataccctgcagttgtacttttggtatactaaactgatatacttaaagtctgctaaattggaacaactaactaattttgtgcttaatgcactttaattgtggggaagtagtgctgaagtccaactaaagatacaCTGAAGTAGATTTGATTGTGTTAAAGTGAAACTATTGCAAAGACAGtttaggtacactttaaatatattgcatttttatttaaagataatacgacattaaaacacatttttggcttaataataaatgtgcattgtgcacaggTAGTAccccaaataaagtttaactcccgccagcgtttttgaaaaaaagttgtCAGTCACCACCAGCGTTTTAGATGATTTTCACTAAAATTTCATGGCCCCCAGAATATTgtgttgtatgaatatctgaacatgcaacacatcaaaataaagaacagaCCTTCTACtttcaaacaaaaaatccaTTTCATTATAGCTTCAAGCattctttttttcattaaaaaaataaataaataaaatttaagcaaaaagctgagaaaattgcatttttatcaaatactacatcTGGATCATGTTCAGTACGATGATCAAAGCACAGATGCAGTAGATGGCTTCCATCAGTACTCCCAAAGCTTGCATACTCCTTTACCACTTCCTGGAtcgacattttaatttatatgcgGTTAGTGTTGATGATCGCATTGTTTTTCATATGCTTACATATGAGGTCTCTTGTTTCTGCAGCTTCCTCGCCTGTGCTTTTGATCAAGTGATTCTAGACTCATTCAGGAGATGCGTAAAAGCACCCCTGAGCGTATAACAGTGAGAACACGGAAACCCGGAAAATTACATGtttggcggggaaagagttaattatattttttatatcagtaagtcttgagTGATATGTCagcaaatatgttaatatatttgaactatactcggtatgaaataaatgtgttatatacacacatatatatatatatatatatatatatatatggattaTGAACACAatattgtgtagcttgtcagCAAACTaaggctctgtgtattaaatgccgctccatctgaaagcacatgatggagatttactactaatcacagaaccagctttactgacgagatgcgcatgacaatcgcatgcgattTATCGTGAAAAGACACACTCACTTCCATCGCTCATGGAATTGAAGCTGCTCTTCTGGCTGTTCCTCTTGCTGTTCCAGGTGTCATTGCCGCTGTCCCGCTGCAGCTCCTGCGGTCTGACTTGCGGCTTCTTCTTACTCTTGCGCGTGCTGATGCGAATGATCTCTCGCACCAGCCTGCACTCGGCCTCCTGCTCCTCCATGTTGTGCTCCTCCACGATATCCGAGATGAGCTGACTGATCTCCCGGGAACGCCGCAGGAACATGGAGTCCGTGGTGCACTTGGCCAGCTCGTTGATCTCAAACTCAGAGAAGACCTCCATGAGCTTCTGGGTGATGAGTTTGTCCACGTCTTCCATCCCGCTGCCGTTGATTAAGTCATCCTCCGGTAAGCTACTGAAGTAAATCGGACTGTCCATCTCGAGTTTGGAAGTGGAAAACGACACATGGTCTTCATCTTCTTCAATGACGGATGTGTCCACTTTGACGCCACCAATGCGGATGTCGGAATAGAAGCCGTTCTCAGCCTGTGGAGGTCTTGACTGGTTCTCCACCGGCGCTTTGGGAGCTGAGATTTCGCTCGAAACGAGACAAGGTAAGCGCCGGCACACGCGGTACAGTCCACAAGTCAAAACGCTACAAAAGAGCTTCCTGCAGCTACTCACAGAAGCGCAAGGTCCGCACATACACGTCCCCGAGACGGGCTCCTCTTTGACGGGGAGAAAGCTTACGGTCTCCGGCCCGGTCGTATTGCCGTTGGCATCCTTGTTGACTTTGTGCCTCACTCCGAAGTGCTGGATCTCAATCTCCACGGGGTCTACGGATCGCTCTTGGTATGGCCCTTCATCAATGGGACCACTGGTCCAGGACGGTGTGCTCTCCATAGGGACAACACTCGGCCCAGACCGTCCTCTGGTGGCTGTTTCTACTGTTACCTGACGCTGGACTGAGGCCTCAGGGTCTGTTAAAGAGAAAGAGACATAATAGGAGAAAACTGGGAGGAGATGAAGGTTTTACCTTACACTTTCAAGCAGCCTCAGTAACAAGTCTGCAGCAAGTTGTCCCAAATTTCCCTAAGAGATGCAAACTAACCAGTTTAAGAgctgttttgtgtttgctttCTTGCCTGTTGCCATTGTTAATATGATAGTGAAAGTAAAACTTTCACCTCAATAAAAGTGTGTGTCAACTAAAGCCTTAAGAAAATGAAATAACTTATGTACAGTgaaaactaaacattttaaaatacaatatatgtgATTTTACCGCAAACTGCAGATTTTTCAACATTGGGGTCTTCCATTATACCATCTTAACTACAGTAACAAATAAATTTCAGTCAACCAGATATACTTGTATATTAACCATTGTGATACATGTGAAATATGCAGTAGGAAAAGAAAGTGAAATTGTTCTACATGTGTAATAGGGTTAATTCAGGTTAACTGGGGACATTTTGCCCAGTCATCTCAATGCAAAAAGTGTCCCAATTTACCTGAATTCATCTCCAATAGTCAAAATGCCATCCTGTAATGCTTGCAACGTCATCACTGCACTATATACATAACTTAAACTGTGTATATAAAGTATGTCCTGGCACTACTGCTGCCGGTTTTTaccataaatataataatatgtatttaaagtgtaccaTATTGCTTAGTAAGTTACCTATTTTAGGCAGACATGTTTCTATATTTAATGCTCACGTTTAGAGGACAATAGAATTcattattaatcattattaaCAGTATAAATCTGTATCAcaatcaattattttaaatatttatattaatttttttttataacttaaCACAATATGTAAACAATAGATTATATTATAGATTGTACATCAGAGACacgtatttttatatttatttttattattcacacTTACGcaatttgagagaaaaaaaaaaacattgtcaagGAAATACAGTTGATTATCGTTATGCATTTCGAAATATTATTTTTCGACACTTCTTAACTAGTTTTGATGAcattcaataaacatttatatgtTAAACACGTTTTAGATTAGACAATAGAAATATCTATTTTAAGGCCGCCTCTGATTATTTACAAAATCGGAAAGGCTTCAAAGTTCACATTGTCCCCAAACAAACATACCGCAGTTTGCCGCAAAAAAATCCGGTCAAATCACAGACATGCGGCTGTCAGAAACAGACCAACTTTTACCACTGcggaaaacatttaaaataagcCAGACAATAAGGAGCAAcattaataaagaaacaaagttTGTTATTGTTGGACTTTACTCACACCATATGGGGGAAATGTCGCAGTCTGACGAGTTTCTTCCGGAAGTCCAGAGAGCACAAAAAGGCCGATCGACTATTAGTGACTATTAGTCCACAAATATTCCGTCGGTGCTCAATAAACTGCCTTTAAATTGTATTAGAAAGAGCAAACAGTGAAGGCAAATGATTTGACCTGCATGCTCGTCGTTCCTGCGTGTATGAACGCACACAGGTACACCTACCTGATTCAACAGGTACATCAGGACCAGGGTTGCCAAGTCTTCACGATAAAACCCTCCCAATTGCTACTCATTTACCCCGGTAAAAATCGCGTTCGGGGAAGTGAAACACAGGTTTTTCGGTGGGGTTCCCCTGGTAAAGTTCGCATTCCAGGGCTAAATATCATGTTATTTAGGTCGCTTCAACCTGCAAAACAACCCTCGGCAAAAGTGCGAaactgtgtgacaagtaaagattttgtgtgtaagcagttgaaaaaaaaacaaaaaaaccccccTGAAAATTAATGATAGCCTACCTGTTAATGATAACTAATAACTTCAGCTATGTCTAATTGTTTTGGTAGTATTTAATTTATAGATTTAGTATGTTATTTTTTGAAAAGAGTAGGCTATGTAAACGTGCAAATAGGCCATAGTGTTTTGGCTGTGGTTGTGTctaaatgagaaaataattcATGTAATTTAGTGTGAATGCACTGAATATAGTTTATGCCAAGGGAATGGAAAATGATCTACAGTTTAGCCCACATTTTGCTcactgtgtgaagagttttgaaaaagtgagTAAGTATAAGAAATAGGTCCTTGtgattgtaaaaaaacaaaacaaaacaaaaaaaaaaacagtaacacaCCGGGGTTAGTCACACTGTATGAAAAATTTGTACACTCCGTAAAAATAAAGGTCCTTCTTCACTGCGGGAAAACCGCGGACTTGGCAACCCTGATCAGGACATGGACACTGGCGACGTAATGCGCAACTACCAAGTCTAACCAATTTTCATTGACTGTCAGTCACATCAGTTTACGTTTGCAACCGAAGCCATAcgtaaatgaaaaataaataaatgaaaaataaacttttttggcAGATAGTTTAtctacattttaacatgatgCATGCACAGTGAACTTAGTGGCGTGATGTTTAACCAACAGATGGCGTTATTGTTCCTCAGATACCATGGCGGTTTCTAACAgtgaattattttcatttcacgATGAAAGCAGGACTGTACATGTTCGAAATTGCATATCACTACTCCTACAGAAAGTCACGATACAAACCACTTTACGTCCATTTCTATAGTAGGAGAGAGCGGGGACGAAAGTAATGATTTTCTCAGAGCCTTTCCAAGCTATGAAGGCACATTCAGCATGCAACCCTTGATGTGGCTGAGAAATATCACGTGATTTGATCGTCGTTTCCCGCGCTTAGGTCAGAAAGCAGTTTTCGAGTAGGCTACAATAAGTAAAttacttttacagtttttttttttttttttctaattagtTGCGTTTCTCGTTTCATGTGTCACAGTGATGATTTACAGGTTATTTAGTGCTGTAACACATCCTGAAGTTTGCCTTTTCAGAGTTTTTCAGTAGGTATAAAGTAAATCGGGTTTAAATGTCAGGAGTTCCTGTCGGGATGAAAGTAACAAGTGTTTCTTTTGTCCCGCTTCAGGCTAATGTGGTGACTTTCTGTGTCTTgcatcatttattaaaacatgtttATGTCGAGAATATGCCAATAGTGAGGgtcagaaagacagacagaggtCTGATTCAGCCAGATGTTCATGAGAGGGCGTTTCTGGACATAGGCCTGTCtgtccagtgttgccaactaattttcagggaaagttgctaaagga
This portion of the Onychostoma macrolepis isolate SWU-2019 chromosome 19, ASM1243209v1, whole genome shotgun sequence genome encodes:
- the kdf1b gene encoding keratinocyte differentiation factor 1, which gives rise to MESTPSWTSGPIDEGPYQERSVDPVEIEIQHFGVRHKVNKDANGNTTGPETVSFLPVKEEPVSGTCMCGPCASVSSCRKLFCSVLTCGLYRVCRRLPCLVSSEISAPKAPVENQSRPPQAENGFYSDIRIGGVKVDTSVIEEDEDHVSFSTSKLEMDSPIYFSSLPEDDLINGSGMEDVDKLITQKLMEVFSEFEINELAKCTTDSMFLRRSREISQLISDIVEEHNMEEQEAECRLVREIIRISTRKSKKKPQVRPQELQRDSGNDTWNSKRNSQKSSFNSMSDGKLQISMERSDDIEARKLRNNSSQSFSPSFQETGVPITSDTPLLPSSIQA